The genomic window CGCAGACCTGTTTCGTGGTTCGCCGCAACGGCGGAATCGTCGGCTGCGCCTTTGCGGAACAGAGGGGCGATGCGCTCCATCTCGGTCGCCTTGCGGTCCGGCCGGAGGCGCGTGGGCGCGGGGTGGCCGGCACCCTGATCCGCAGGATCGAGGCGGAGGCCCGCGAACAGGGGCTGGCCCGACTGACGCTGGGCGTACGGCTCGCGCTGCCGGACAACATCCGCCTGTTCGAGCGTCACGGCTTCCGCGAGCTCGCGCGCGAAGCACATGCCGGCTTCACGGAGCCGACGATCCTGCAGATGGAAAAGCGGCTGGCGTGATGCGCGGTCAGGGTAACGGGAGGCTCAACCGCCGGCCAGATCCAGCCATTCCTGCTCGGTGAGGATCGGGATGCCCAGTTCCAGCGCCTTGGCCGCCTTCGAACCCGCATCCTCGCCGGCCACCACATAGTCGGTCTTCTTCGACACCGACCCGGCGACCTTGGCCCCCAGGGCTTCGGCCCGCGCCTTCGCCTCGTCGCGGCTCATGGTGGTCAGCGTGCCGGTGAACACCACGGTCTTGCCGGCGACCGGCGACCCGGCCGCAACGGCGGGCCGTTCGGCCGGCCGCACGTTCGTCACCTGTCCGCGCAGGTCGGCCACGGCCTCGCGGTTGTGGGTCTCGCCGAAGAACAGCACGATGTCGTCGGCGACGCTCATGCCGATCTGCTCGATCGAGCAAAGCTCGGCATAGCGTGGCCCCACCAGTTCCGGCTTGGCGGCGTCGGGCTTGGCCGCCCGTTCGGCGGCGGCCTCGATCATTGCCGCGATCCAGGTGTCCACATCGCCGTAATGGCGGGCGATCAGCTTGGCGGTCGCTTCGCCCACCTGCCGGATGCCCAGCCCGTAGATGAAGCGGTGGAAGTCGAGCGTCCGGCGCGCCTCGATGGCCGCGAACAGCTTGTTGACCGAGGTCTCGCCCCATCCCTTGCGCTTCTGCAGCGGGTTCAGGCGCCACTCGGTCTCGTTCTTCCCCTTCAGGCGGTAGATGTCCGCGGGCGTACGGATGGCGCCCATTTCGAAGAACATGCGGATCTGCTTGTCGCCCAGCCCCTCGATGTCGGCCGCCCCCCGGCTGGCGTAGTGGATCAGGCGTTCGACCTGCTGGAACGGGCAGCGCAGTTCGCCGGTGCAGCGGCGCGCGACCTCGCCGTCCAAGCGGACGGTCTCCGTTTGCAACGGGCATGGGCAATGGGTCGGCGGCGCCCAGGGTTGCGCGTCCGGCGGGCGCTTGTCCGGAACGGCACAGACCACCTGGGGAATGACGTCGCCGGCGCGCTGAATGATGACGTGATCGCCCGCCCGCACGTCCTTGCGCGCGATCTCATCCTCGTTGTG from Azospirillaceae bacterium includes these protein-coding regions:
- a CDS encoding GNAT family N-acetyltransferase, with the translated sequence MRRIEISDAPDRGNAPDAVERFEPDGDAAEIAAVIHHAFSAYEGRLVPQPGALREDAASVAARLRTQTCFVVRRNGGIVGCAFAEQRGDALHLGRLAVRPEARGRGVAGTLIRRIEAEAREQGLARLTLGVRLALPDNIRLFERHGFRELAREAHAGFTEPTILQMEKRLA